A stretch of Fundicoccus culcitae DNA encodes these proteins:
- a CDS encoding response regulator transcription factor — MSKESIKVLLVDDEQLIRGGLKILLNEFERLEIVGEVKNGREALAFCDQHRVDIVLMDIRMPEVNGIEGTELIKKKHPNIKVLILTTFQDVEYISQSMQVGASGYLLKDSSPEEIYAGIQIALSDNVVLDGKISQAMLANTTAQANTAFSPAAFDLSDKEIEIIRYIASGLNNQEIAGNMFLSVGTIKNNISMILSKLELRDRTQLAIFAFQKGLMN, encoded by the coding sequence ATGAGCAAGGAATCAATCAAAGTCTTATTAGTGGATGATGAACAGTTAATCCGGGGTGGCTTAAAGATTTTACTCAATGAATTCGAAAGGCTAGAAATCGTTGGTGAAGTTAAAAATGGTCGAGAAGCGCTCGCTTTTTGTGATCAACATCGCGTCGATATCGTACTGATGGATATTCGGATGCCAGAAGTCAATGGAATAGAAGGAACCGAATTAATCAAAAAGAAACATCCAAACATTAAAGTACTTATCTTAACCACTTTTCAAGATGTAGAATATATTTCTCAATCCATGCAAGTGGGGGCGTCGGGGTATTTATTAAAAGATAGTAGTCCAGAGGAAATTTATGCAGGGATTCAAATTGCTCTCAGCGATAATGTGGTGCTGGATGGAAAAATTAGTCAAGCTATGCTCGCCAACACAACCGCGCAAGCCAATACAGCTTTTTCGCCAGCAGCTTTTGACTTATCCGACAAGGAAATTGAAATTATTCGCTACATAGCGAGTGGCCTCAATAACCAAGAAATAGCGGGCAATATGTTTCTTTCGGTAGGTACTATAAAAAATAACATTAGTATGATATTAAGCAAACTTGAATTGCGGGATCGAACGCAACTGGCAATTTTTGCTTTTCAGAAGGGACTGATGAATTAG
- a CDS encoding ABC transporter ATP-binding protein has product MSYVNINHIYKSYGEEQVLDNVSFVIERGECFGLIGPNGAGKSTLIDIITGLTPFNSGNVQVDNLNVPTDIVTIRKQIGLVPQEIALMQELNAIANLEYFGGLYGLSGKLLKERIQEALEVIGLTNHVKKPVKTFSGGMQRRLNIAAGILHRPNFLILDEPTVGVDPQSRNKIFEFIKYMIHEYGTTVLYTSHYMEEVEALCDRLFILDKGHQIGYGSQSEIKQMVQDNVKWYLEIEQAPLNFDNQLTQKLSGVQQVISNQNKYHLIVDPLEFSTKALLNLIADLQLELTTLNKEELSLEEAFLQLTGKSLRD; this is encoded by the coding sequence ATGAGTTATGTGAATATCAACCATATTTACAAAAGTTATGGTGAAGAACAGGTATTGGATAATGTGTCGTTTGTTATTGAACGGGGCGAATGCTTTGGTTTAATTGGACCCAATGGAGCAGGAAAGTCAACCTTAATTGATATTATTACCGGTCTAACGCCCTTTAATTCAGGTAATGTCCAAGTCGATAATTTAAACGTCCCCACGGACATCGTCACCATCCGCAAACAAATTGGTTTAGTTCCACAAGAGATTGCCTTGATGCAAGAATTAAATGCGATCGCAAACTTAGAATACTTCGGGGGTTTGTACGGTTTATCTGGCAAGCTATTAAAAGAACGCATTCAGGAAGCGTTAGAAGTCATCGGTTTGACAAATCATGTCAAAAAACCTGTCAAAACTTTTTCGGGCGGTATGCAACGCCGCCTCAATATTGCAGCTGGGATCCTTCATCGGCCGAACTTTCTTATATTAGATGAGCCTACGGTGGGGGTTGACCCTCAATCACGCAACAAAATATTTGAATTTATTAAATACATGATCCATGAATATGGCACCACCGTTCTCTATACCTCGCATTATATGGAGGAGGTTGAAGCCTTATGTGACCGCCTTTTCATTTTGGATAAAGGTCATCAAATCGGTTATGGGTCGCAAAGTGAAATTAAGCAAATGGTGCAAGATAACGTCAAATGGTATTTGGAAATCGAACAGGCTCCACTCAATTTTGACAATCAACTCACCCAAAAGCTTTCAGGCGTTCAACAAGTTATTTCCAATCAAAATAAATACCACCTCATCGTAGACCCGCTTGAATTCTCTACCAAAGCTTTGTTGAATTTAATTGCTGACTTACAACTTGAATTAACTACGTTAAATAAAGAGGAACTTAGTTTAGAAGAAGCCTTTTTACAGCTGACCGGCAAAAGCTTACGCGATTAG
- a CDS encoding sensor histidine kinase → MIAIKYVLLLLNLFQLIPIRTFWQYAFFWFFTWVIASNIQWFFLDNPKYKTIQLHIISLLTLINIAVLPTFPTLMLAVFVMDLRQIYSRRVSLYYLAFLTVILLLYYAFNTQAHIPTVDTLLITLATLLISLLLVEQNVKNTTLQAQLYEKSRQYDEQTENLQSLKSQMQTMEEIHTLNERNRISRDLHDSVGHTLSTIVIQLAAIQRLTAKTNLQASEMLKELHLFAKEGLGNVRKVIHEMKPSQYQKVAFIDQVQTILQVFEKNSQIMVYFNHNQLLWNLSPEQEQLVIRAVQEFLVNTTKHSQASEVRIVCHFTNDSLILTMSDNGQGTDTIKPQLGILGMQERAKLLGGKVHVQSAINQGFKIRIVLPKGGFAYEQGINQSLISG, encoded by the coding sequence ATGATTGCAATCAAATATGTGCTCTTATTACTAAATTTATTTCAACTTATTCCCATTAGAACCTTTTGGCAGTATGCTTTTTTTTGGTTTTTCACCTGGGTCATTGCCAGCAACATTCAATGGTTTTTCCTCGACAACCCAAAATACAAAACCATCCAACTGCACATCATCAGCCTTTTAACGCTAATAAATATCGCTGTTTTACCAACTTTTCCTACCCTAATGCTTGCCGTTTTTGTCATGGATTTGCGCCAAATTTACTCGCGACGCGTCAGCTTATATTATTTAGCATTCTTGACCGTGATACTTTTACTCTATTATGCATTTAATACGCAAGCACACATACCCACAGTGGATACCCTATTAATTACCTTAGCCACTCTGTTGATTAGTCTGTTGTTAGTGGAACAAAATGTTAAAAATACCACACTACAAGCGCAACTCTATGAGAAAAGTAGACAATACGATGAACAAACCGAAAATTTACAATCTCTTAAATCCCAGATGCAAACCATGGAAGAGATTCATACCTTGAATGAACGTAATCGAATTTCACGCGATTTACATGATTCAGTTGGGCATACCTTGTCAACGATTGTCATCCAATTGGCTGCCATTCAAAGACTCACCGCCAAGACAAACCTGCAAGCTTCTGAAATGTTGAAAGAATTGCATTTATTTGCTAAAGAAGGGTTAGGCAATGTGCGTAAAGTGATTCATGAAATGAAGCCATCGCAATATCAAAAAGTCGCTTTTATCGATCAAGTGCAAACTATTTTGCAAGTTTTTGAAAAAAATAGTCAAATAATGGTTTATTTTAATCACAATCAATTATTGTGGAATTTATCACCTGAACAAGAACAACTCGTTATCCGGGCCGTGCAAGAGTTTCTTGTTAATACCACCAAACATAGTCAAGCTTCAGAAGTACGGATTGTTTGCCATTTTACCAATGATTCATTGATTCTTACCATGAGTGACAATGGACAAGGCACAGATACCATTAAACCCCAATTGGGTATTTTAGGCATGCAAGAACGGGCTAAGCTATTAGGGGGGAAAGTTCATGTTCAGTCCGCCATAAATCAAGGGTTTAAAATTAGAATTGTACTACCTAAAGGAGGATTTGCCTATGAGCAAGGAATCAATCAAAGTCTTATTAGTGGATGA
- a CDS encoding DUF3267 domain-containing protein, producing MKLIKEVNLFENKRLLIGINVAAIVLMFIFMALFYGLGSQIAPDTETSINLFDIADNYFIPIVLFLLFYLLMIIVHELIHGLFFKLFAPNGKVFYGFKSGMAYATSPGNFYNKWQMFIIAIGPFAIISIVLTILFYIFNIEVYTYAAITGMHAGSCAGDFYYIYLIFTSPKGTQFEDTEVGINLYLPN from the coding sequence ATGAAGTTAATCAAAGAAGTTAATTTATTTGAAAACAAACGATTACTAATAGGCATCAACGTCGCAGCCATCGTCCTCATGTTTATCTTTATGGCCTTATTTTATGGGTTAGGCTCACAAATTGCACCAGATACCGAAACGAGTATTAATTTGTTTGATATAGCAGATAATTATTTTATTCCTATTGTACTGTTTCTTTTATTTTATCTACTGATGATTATTGTCCATGAGCTCATCCATGGCCTATTCTTTAAGTTATTCGCGCCTAACGGAAAAGTTTTTTATGGATTTAAATCGGGTATGGCCTATGCGACGAGTCCAGGTAATTTCTATAATAAATGGCAAATGTTTATTATAGCCATTGGACCTTTTGCGATTATTTCTATCGTTTTAACCATTCTGTTTTATATTTTCAATATAGAAGTTTATACCTACGCAGCTATTACAGGCATGCATGCAGGATCTTGTGCGGGTGATTTCTACTATATCTACTTAATTTTCACCTCACCTAAAGGAACACAATTTGAAGACACCGAAGTTGGCATTAACTTGTACTTACCAAATTAG
- a CDS encoding MBL fold metallo-hydrolase yields the protein MLFKVEKVTNRIFRLIMPYVCCYLVVGDEQAVLIDCGWGYGDIKAVAQTLTNLPITLVLSHGHPDHNGSAVQFDDVYLNERDFNMIEAQSEIALRRQLMLKYVASDFVENLNLWQAPRTALYTPLTEDIQFHLGGLTILPYDLPGHSMGCMVFIIPEERIAIFGDAISHPTLMFLENSSTIQEHYEAMVKFSVHAQQYDRVLVNHETFELDKRVLDNNIRLAKAILDGTDEKIPASKRNQRFSGHTVLMARQREPWLPSEPHKIGNIYYRDDRIQ from the coding sequence TTGTTATTCAAAGTAGAAAAGGTTACAAACCGTATTTTCCGGCTAATCATGCCCTATGTTTGTTGTTATTTAGTTGTGGGGGATGAACAAGCCGTTTTAATTGATTGTGGTTGGGGCTATGGCGATATTAAAGCAGTAGCACAAACACTCACAAACCTTCCCATTACCTTAGTTTTATCGCATGGACACCCTGATCATAATGGGAGCGCAGTCCAATTCGACGACGTCTATCTCAATGAAAGAGACTTCAATATGATAGAGGCACAGAGTGAAATCGCCTTGCGCAGACAGCTAATGTTAAAATATGTTGCGAGTGATTTTGTTGAAAACCTTAACTTATGGCAGGCGCCACGGACTGCTCTTTACACACCACTAACGGAAGACATCCAATTTCACTTAGGTGGTCTGACCATTTTGCCATATGATTTACCGGGTCACAGTATGGGGTGCATGGTATTTATTATTCCGGAGGAAAGAATTGCTATTTTCGGCGATGCCATTTCACATCCAACACTTATGTTTTTGGAAAATAGTTCAACGATTCAAGAACATTATGAGGCGATGGTAAAATTTAGTGTTCATGCGCAACAGTATGACAGAGTTCTGGTCAACCACGAAACGTTTGAATTAGATAAAAGGGTTTTGGATAACAATATCCGTTTAGCTAAAGCCATCTTAGATGGGACAGATGAGAAAATTCCGGCATCCAAGCGGAACCAAAGATTTTCGGGACATACCGTATTGATGGCCAGACAGCGCGAGCCATGGCTCCCATCCGAACCGCATAAAATCGGCAATATTTATTATCGTGATGATAGAATACAATAA